Within the Penaeus chinensis breed Huanghai No. 1 chromosome 43, ASM1920278v2, whole genome shotgun sequence genome, the region AAGGCCATTCTAGGAAGACGGTCATTCCAGGGAGACAGTCATTCATACGGGAGAAGTTCATGGttaaatacatgcacacgcgtGTAATTGCCATGTACATACGCTGACAGACACATGTACGCAAGCACCGGCTTAGAGAGAGCGGGGTCAAGAGAACGAAAATTAGAGGAAACGGGAgaacgaaagtaagaaaaaaggtgagagagtgagagcgcaGGGGCGGAGGGTGAACGAACAATAATAAGTGAAACTGAAGATAAGTGACAACGGGAAGCAAGGGAGAGCGAACTCCCAACAGAACACGAgtaagagagagcgcgagaaaaaagaaaaagaaaacgcgatagcatgaaaacaaaagaacaactgAACAACTACCTTCCCACGCCCTGACACCTGACTaccaccacccttccctccccccttccctcccccttccctccccccttccctccccccttccctccccccttccctccccccttccctccccccttccctccccccttccctccccccttcccttccccctaccagcGTGGGAGGCACAGTAATGACCCAACCAATTAGCACGGGTGTCAACGTAACCAGTGACGTCACGTCATCGTTTGCCCAAGGAAGTCGTTATTGGTGATCCAGCGCCCAATATCGTCAACGTGGCCAAATGACCGACGCTGATTGGCTGGTAGGTTCGTGTGCATGTCtatactcctttctttctttctgagtaTTTGTAAGATCGTGGGAGTCACACTATATTCGTATTTGTTGGatatctttattcttttgttcGTAGTCGTTTTTTAATGCGATTTTTTCTGTTGTCGATATTAATCATCGGATTcgtgtaatattattgtttttttttttccaatctgctgatcattctcattataattgttccaaagagcattatcattattatcttcaccgtAAAtgttcgtcattttcattatattgattgttatcattacttaacTTTCTGAATATGTTCATGCTATTTATAATTTTTCCTGTTATCACTCCCACTAAGCTTAATTACAACGATTCTGTATAATTCCATTATCCTCACCAACACTAAAATAGTAACAAGGACAAAAGCTACTTTACTTCCATTTTCTATTACACTTAATAACCCCCTTCACTTACCCTTCGATATATGTCCACTTCCCATGTTcctccacgcccacacgccctaAAACCATCGCTTTCCCGCCCATGCACCTGACGTCACAGCCGCGGTGAACATAACATGGCCGGACCTCGTGTAAATTGTGTTTACTTTCTCGTGGAGCAATTTGGTAGAAGATGGCTTTATAACAAGGGACAGAGAGATGGTCGACGGTTGTTGTTGTGGGTTATTGGGTTGGTAtcctgtgagagagagatttgttttatgtgtgtttatttattataatggggggggggggggggacgatatatatttattttccttccttccttcctttcgcggGTTGTTTTTCGTGGCCTTTTCTTTATGCTCTTCTCGCGTCGTCtcgtcttttttattctttctctctctctctctccctccctccctccctccctccctcccccctccctccctccctccctcccccccctccctccctccctccctccctccctccctccctccctccctccctccctccctccctccctctccctctccctctccctctccctctccctctccctctccctctccctcccctctcctcctccctccctctcctctcctctctctctccctctcctctctctcctctccctctcctctctctctctcctctctcctctctctctctctctctctctctcctctctctctctctctctctctctcctttcctctcctctctccttccctctccctctccctttccctctccctccttctccctctccctctctccctctcctccttccctctccctctccctctccctccctctctcctctctcctctcctctctctctctctccctctccctctcctctctcctctcttctctctctttcctctctctctctctccttctctctctctctctctcactctctcttctctctctctctctcttctcctctctctctctctctctctctctctctctctttcctctctcatctctctctctctcctctctctctctctctttcctcctcttcctctctctttcctctctctctctctctcttcctcctctctctctctctctttcctcctctctctctctctctttcctcctctctctctctctctttcctcctctctctctctctctttcctcctctctctctctctttcctcctctctctctctctctttcctcctctctctctctctctttcctcctctctctctctctctttcctcctctctctctctctctttcctcctctctctctctctctttcctcctctctctctctctctttcctcctctctctctctctctttcctcctctctctctctctctttcctcctctctctctctctctttcctcctctctctctctctctttcctcctctctctctctctctttcctcctctctctctctctctttcctcctctctctctctttctcctctctctctctctctttcctcctctctctctctctctttcctcctctctctctctctctttcctcctctctctctctatctctctttcccctctctctctctatctctctttcctctctctctctctcctctccctttcctctctctctctcctctctctttcctctctctctctctctttcctctctctctctctctctctctcctctccctttcctctctctctctcctctctctttcctctctctctctctctttcctctctctctctctctctctctctctctctctctctctctttcctctctctctctctctctctctttcctctctctctctctctctctctctctctctctctttcaccctctctcaccctctccctctctcaccctctttctctctaagtggccaggagccttcattgtcacgccctccaactaacaggggtgaccaataaggcggCACCGCCGCCTTTCTGACCTAAGcaacgcccactgcgctcatgacctccggcgtaaccttgacccgtacaaaacGCTCCCGCTAGGACGCGGCCTCCCTCGGGGGCAACCCTCCAGGTCCCGCTAGGACGCGGCCTCCCTCGGGGGCAACCCTCCAGGTCCCCTGCCTTACCGGagctctacttctgcacaagccagctacgctaccgacaccctttactatcaacaataaagaatgagacaaggccgtgagtttccgtcaaccaaaaccctgacatattggtggataacagtgacaacaagcacctcacactatagccacaagagctaccctggagcccggggcctctcgtctcgcttgacattgttgttcctgagtttttcTAAAGAAAATTGGAGGAAAGTAAAACCTGTAATTATAGAACATTTATTGTGCtctgccagcaccttcagtgcttttatTTTGCAGGTGggacgagactacagtaggcgtagtcagcacctcACCTCAGAcctgcagctctcttctacaccagggtagcccttgtggctctgacccctgggtagggaggcccagtagtctggggcgtcatttgggcgcactttttctttggtcctaaattcttttcctctcaatgtgactttcctgagcctaccggagttcctcgtaaactcccgtattcgcttggggggtgggcattgaattaccgtccttcgcttaggcaagttcggcggtaaggaagtgtcccacatataactcgatccctctgtggtactggagaacgcaaccaggcttccactggtggggtagaggacggaaaactgccttactctcttagctattcctgttaggttgataacaacaattcggaggtttttgtcccttcaggacgaAGATTTggagacaaggggtcggacctggtccgatacttaggatggatgctaccccggctaccccttctcctcctcaaggaggaagggcgactcatgaccactcctCGACTATGAAcaacggtacccccactaatgacaagacgagacaaccaattttcaaaatccccacccggAATGCAAGGTTcgtgaatgtaaaatgcgtgaatgaaaatcagtctcTTTTGAAAGTGAACCccatcatcaaaaaggtccttgatggtcaagtggacggcgattttgattttgtaaaaaaattgcgagatggaagcctccttgttaaagtacaatataactcccagattaaggatttactgatgcaaattcatgatcttcgagtgagagtaactattcctattggcccaaatacctgtaaaggAGTAATCTTTCccaggacgatggaagaaagtgaaattctcgaaagcatgaaggaccaagacgtagtggatgttcattgtatgaccaagaaggacgggaatgtgcgaatggaaactggactgtgttttttttacctttgccttgATTAAAATCCCTgggtatgtcaatgtcggttatgaacgtgttcaagtaagaccttatgtccaaaagccaatgcattgtaatagatgccaaaaattcggacacacctcatcaatttgtttgccggaaatgtgctgaagcccatgacaccatcacatgtactagccagattttcaaatgtgctaactgtggaggtccccatcaatcaggatctgctgagtgcagcatcttgaagaaggagacagacattagcatatatgagaaagcttGAAATTAGtaatactgaagctaagaggtaagtggaaagtttgacacacaaacccgatacttcctatgctgcagcagtaactaacaacacccttagtacaagtgatgtcagtcaacagctttcagctaaggataaggaaattgccgaactcaaaccgttaaagatttaaatattaaagtttatcaactgacaaaattagtcaatcaaatggctgcatcaacccagcataaacatcttaaggaagctgataccgaatcacagtctggAGCGCACTTctccgtccgggctactcctgtgaggactttggctggctcgcgatcggtttcttgagagaagcaggtcgcaatctgtcagtcgtctccctcgccaggaggtgcaggacatggaggcttctgtctccaaaccatcccgtgagaggtccccgggaagcgagggagaggaggcacctCCCTCccatataaagaaaattaaaactggtggacaaggcacttccaaaccccatcaAACGTAATCTTTGCATCGACCATTAtgcaatggaactgtcgaagtattagatctaaagtaaatgaccttaattatagttctccaagaaactcatttaacaaaccttgtctctgacgaggtcgtattgctgaggaactaccatttatgtcggaaggatcatgaggctaggggtggaggaggagtcgccatgtacatccaccaaaacctcccttttacagaagtgactgttgattctactttggagtttgtcgcttGCAAAGTAAAagttaatggcacgtatctggctatattgttcagtttattgtccacctgatagtgataatctatgatgagctctttgctcttcaggaacatCTGCCACAAAGTAAAGTagttttaggtgattttaatgctcatcatacattatggggttccctgcgggtggatggtagaggtgagcaagtaatTAAGTTGATTAAcaagtctgatttagtccttcttgAATGATGATGGTCCCAcacgggtggacgataataccggtaatttgagctttatagacatatcactggtctcttcatcaatagcagccaagtgcttgtggcacaccattgacgactcgttgggaagcaatcatcttcctattttgattaaatattcatgcgacacagtgaaaACGCCTTCAGTGCCTAATTTAATGTAagaagagcagactgggtcgccttcacaaggagcgtcaagctcgaacttgttggagaaaccattgatgataaagtaaacaatattcagaattcgattatagaagcagctttgctatctattcctaaaacttcgacagatagcgttaagcatagagttccatggtggacaccagattgccgcagggcgctgtgccgacgcaataaggcctacgggcttttcaaaaataacatcacaaatgagaacttttgcaattacaaggaagcaagagctagggctcgtgtaattagacaagcaaaaagagactcctggcgaagctttgtctctgcaattaacagcaatacaaaaacatcagaggtttggtccactatcaaaatcaatagaaaaaaaaaaacatctttcaaaattaacattattattgaagagggtaacaatttggattcacctagagacattgctaatgcactcgccaggcagttctctcatataagcagctcagcaaacttgccacaggagatgactttgattacaataaagatcttacaatagatGAACTTGTCCGaaccctagaagcctgtagaggaacatccccaggccccgatgagattcgatatgagatgataaagcatcttaatcatgatgacatgattaaattgctagaagtgtacaatgaaatttggaaaagccacactttttcaAACTCATGGCAcatcgcccacatcattcccatattgaaaggtgggggtaatcccagatttgccttctaccgcccaattgcattgacaagttgcttatgtaaGGTCAttgaacgaattgttaacagtaggctattgcattatTTAAATTCCAGTAATGTACTAGTtaacgagcagtgcggcttccgaaagggacgccaaactctcgatcaactagtagaGCTGAACAGTCATagtcaagaggcaattgcccaaGAAaaaatttgatttcagtatttttagataaagAAGAAGCCTACGAcgtgacatggcgatatggcctactcggaaaactatgcttttggattatgcggaaacttgccttgttttattaaaaatttcacTTCtaacagaactttttctgtcaaattatttctggcaatgtcacttttcggacatttttgtccaggcaaacgggttcccacaaggaagtgtcttgtcacctacattatttctatctatgataaatgacatcttaccagctcctcctcggaatcttaaatactcactgtacactgatgattgtgcattatggcattctagcaataatgcagaattctcagcaaatcgcatccaattggcactggatatgattcacaACTGGGGcctccactagaaagagtattggggtaactTTTTCACGTtagaggaagccgaacatcaggttaactctagacaaccacccaatacctattcaaatttctgatagatttcttgggctactttttgatagactcaattggaaagaccacattggtcagttaaagaataaatgtcaaagagcactaaatttattaaagtgcatttctggtaataaatggggagttgatagacagtctttgctaatggtatagaaagccctgattaggtctaaagtagattatgggtcaatcgtgtatggttcggcattgaaaacaagtttgaaaggtttggatgctgtgcagaatgcttgattgcgtgtgtgttgtaGCCCTAAAATGTATtcagatcgagcgtcttgagtgggagtcaggagtacctcccctccgactcatacgcggccagttagcactgacctatgacGCAAAGGttgctcgatacccgagccaccctaatggcaatggaggcactaggccctttgccacgagacgcCACGATCTCGTATATTAACAATATGTCCCAACTACAATAATAGAAGGCAACTCCAAAACTacctaagaataaaaaatatagattttacaacatcaaatcttttatctaatgatgaaaaaatagtaattaaagtaatcacttttctaagggagacaaaactttatgaccttatatagattgatagaataaataggatccattggcttaataaccttggccacatgccgctggttgaaagccaagaaatccaacaaagaaagaaagaaagaaggtaatcACTCACCAGCTAAAGACCTTTTCTTGAAAATGTCTCGATTGCTATCTACTCGCCGCTCCCGCAAGCCGAGGACTTCCCCTGGAGTCCATGCCTTGTCTTTCGACGAGGAGACAGTGGCCCATCCTCAACCGTCCACTTCCAGAGGATATCCTCGCTTGAGGAATGCCCCAGACCCGCTCCTCTATCTGTACTCACGAAGTCGGTGATGAGGGCTCAGGTGAGGACTACACACCTCCTCTGAAACTGTCAAGGACAAGTGATATCTCTGGTAAATTTTTTATCTGGTCTTTGACTTGTGAAAATACCTGCCTCTTTGGACATATACTACTTTGTTTCTGCATAGCATAATTTTTACATAGAACTcatgttttctttgtatttttacaGAAGTTGAGATCTCCGGCCGTGGTGGACAGCTCAGATGTAGATTACGACTATATCCTGCTGGTGGATACCTCCTTGGACTCGGACGAGCCCCTCGCGGAATACGCCAGGCGAAAGTGGGAGCGCAATGCTCCCGAAACCCCATCTTTTGCTTGGGCAAAGAAGGAGAACTTCGTCAGGCGTCACTACTTCAAGGGGACACTGGGTGTTCACGCACACCTCGACGAATCGTCCGGCCTGATGGAAATATTCAGCAGCCTCTTCCTAGAGGAGTTGTTTCAAACAATTGTTGCCGAGACGAATCGGTAAGCAACTTCTTGTTTTTTGTGCTCTGCCTTGAAATTTTCTCCATGTCCTTTTTTAGAAGACCTGTTttacaatgtctttttttttcttccaactgCAGGTACGCTCGACAGAACCCGGGAGGTCTGCTCATATGTCGGCCTAAGGTTCCTCATGGGACTTCAGGTGAAGAGGTGCCAGAGGGACCTTTGGTCGACGGACCCGTTGATGTCCTCGTCTGTGTTCGCCAAGACCATGTCCAGGGACCGCTTCGACAACCTTACCTCCGCCCTCCACTTTGCTAACAACGAAGGGGAGCACAGCGCGGAGGAACGGTTGTGGAAGCTGTGCCCTGTGATTGACGTCTTGGATTCGACGTACAGTTCCGTCTTCGTCCCCAGAAAGAACGTGACCGTCGACGAGAGCTTGTGGGCCTTCAAGGGGAGTCATCAGGCCCTTCAGTACAACCCTAGTTAGAGGGCTAGGAGGGGCCTGAAGGTCTACAAGCTGTTATGTCCGATGGTCCAGAGGCAGGGTATACAGCGGCCTTCAATATTTACATGGGGCAGGATCGCGGCGAGTTTCCGGCGAGCATGAAGGCCGTCGACGACCTGATGGAGAAGGCAAAGCTGCTTGACAAGGGGTATCAGTTGTACACAGACAACTGGTATTCCTCCCCAATTCTCTTCCACCGCCGTTCCTGTGACAATGCTATCCACTGCCCACACATCAAAGGTTGTTACCCTGCCTACCAACCACCGAGGGGTGGAGAGGTCGAAGCCTCGAGGTCGTTGTCAGTTACAACAATCGACCTCTCGGATCAGCTGGCGCAGTCATATCCAGCCACGAAGAAAACCACCAAGTGGTTTAAAAAGGTATTTATTTACCTGCTGGATATGACCACCATCAATGCGCTGGCTGTCCACCGGGCCCTCGGTAGTATGATGCCTCAGTGGAAGTTCTGTACGGAACTTAGTTTGGGAATTGCTGCAGCGAGGTAAGTATCTgactttttgtttcttgtgttctGATTAGAAATTATGTTGATTTTCATTCTACAGTCCATTTTTGTAGATGTAATTTACAATGTCCTTTTTCCTTGCATTTACAGGTGGCCGACCCGGCTCCTTCTGGCGGAACCCTCCTCAGAATGAATCTGAGAAGGATCCCCAGCAGGCGTACATGCCAGTCGACACCCCATTCCGGAGGTGGCGGAGATGTGCGCTCTGCTGGAGGAACAACCGGCGCAGGAAGGAGACCAGAGTCATGTGTGCCAGCTGCAGCATTTCTCTATGTCCGGCACCCTGCTTCCAGGCATACCATGCCTGAAAGTACttgtaaatagttttttttttttttacatattttatatgtatattttttccaatttaaaaaaattaaaaattcgaCTTACCATTGCTTTTCTGTGCTGTCGCCAAAACACACAATTGACTTCACCCACTCACGTGGGTCG harbors:
- the LOC125048225 gene encoding piggyBac transposable element-derived protein 4-like, with translation MGLQVKRCQRDLWSTDPLMSSSVFAKTMSRDRFDNLTSALHFANNEGEHSAEERLWKLCPVIDVLDSTYSSVFVPRKNVTVDESLWAFKGSHQALQYNPS